Proteins encoded within one genomic window of Phototrophicus methaneseepsis:
- the dnaJ gene encoding molecular chaperone DnaJ codes for MARDYYDVLGVQRGASSDDVKRAFRKLARQYHPDVSDDPDAETKFKEINEAYEVLSDDQKRARYDQFGHAGVNGAAGGYGGGYGGVDINFEDIFEVFNSAFGGRASGGSRRGPARGGHVRVDVSVSFMEAAKGVEKEIEFQRLEVCEVCDGSGAKEGTHPVTCPDCNGTGQIRQARQTMLGSFVSMTTCPRCGGRGTIVTDPCTNCDGSGRRRKPVKMNVTIPAGVHDGLRIQSRGDGDAGENGAAPGDLYIVVHVEEHEYFTRKDNDIILDYTLNVAQAALGDTVTVPTVDGDVELSVPAGTQTGKAFRLRGKGMPRLRNDGSSAGRGDQIVYVTVAIPTKLTDEQKELFEQLADSLGSHIQPRAERGFFARMTDFFSGEQ; via the coding sequence ATGGCGAGAGATTATTACGACGTACTGGGTGTGCAACGCGGTGCCAGTTCAGACGACGTCAAACGTGCTTTTCGTAAACTCGCGCGGCAGTATCACCCAGATGTCAGCGACGACCCCGATGCAGAAACCAAATTTAAGGAAATCAATGAAGCCTATGAGGTCCTCTCCGATGACCAGAAGCGCGCCCGCTACGATCAATTCGGGCATGCTGGCGTCAATGGTGCAGCCGGTGGTTATGGAGGCGGCTATGGCGGTGTAGACATCAACTTTGAAGACATCTTTGAAGTCTTCAATAGTGCCTTTGGTGGCCGCGCCAGCGGCGGCAGTCGCCGCGGACCAGCGCGCGGGGGGCATGTGCGCGTTGATGTGTCCGTCAGCTTTATGGAAGCCGCCAAAGGTGTGGAAAAAGAGATCGAGTTCCAACGTCTGGAAGTGTGTGAAGTCTGTGATGGCAGCGGCGCCAAAGAAGGCACACATCCCGTCACCTGCCCGGATTGTAACGGCACCGGGCAGATCCGGCAGGCACGCCAGACGATGCTTGGCTCCTTCGTCAGCATGACAACCTGCCCTCGTTGTGGTGGCCGCGGCACGATCGTCACAGACCCCTGCACCAACTGTGACGGCAGTGGACGCCGTCGCAAACCCGTCAAGATGAACGTCACCATCCCGGCAGGCGTCCATGATGGCCTGCGGATTCAATCACGCGGGGATGGCGATGCCGGTGAAAATGGCGCAGCACCTGGGGACCTCTATATCGTTGTCCATGTAGAAGAACACGAGTACTTCACACGCAAAGACAATGACATTATCCTGGATTATACGCTGAACGTTGCCCAGGCAGCCCTTGGCGATACAGTCACCGTCCCAACTGTTGATGGCGATGTTGAGCTAAGCGTCCCCGCAGGGACCCAGACGGGCAAGGCCTTCCGCTTGCGTGGTAAAGGTATGCCCCGCCTGCGCAATGATGGCAGCAGCGCCGGACGTGGTGACCAGATTGTCTATGTGACAGTAGCCATCCCAACCAAGCTCACGGACGAGCAAAAAGAACTCTTTGAGCAACTCGCGGATTCGCTCGGCAGCCACATACAACCCAGGGCAGAACGGGGTTTCTTCGCCCGCATGACGGATTTCTTCAGCGGTGAGCAGTAG
- the prmA gene encoding 50S ribosomal protein L11 methyltransferase: protein MSQWVEVSLKVDGEAAEAVAQELQKFCHQGVSVEQGGNMPIAWDEDENPQPEYLIVRGYFADDERAEETKQQIDRVLGYLNMMYPVGEAVYSTVADEDWADAWKVHYKPVRLGEHILIRPRWIDVETQPDDVVISLDPGMAFGTGTHPTTQLCLEALEKLVEPDTDVLDLGCGSGILSIAAAKLGANKILAVDIDPIAVKATIENAQDNGITEGIVAQTGSLETVLSSARRFDLIVVNILAKIIIPMCDNHLGDTVRPGGKAIFSGIIDEQADDVEAALRKTGLEPYERLAQGDWVAILAKRPA from the coding sequence ATGAGCCAGTGGGTAGAAGTATCCCTCAAGGTTGATGGCGAAGCTGCGGAAGCAGTCGCCCAGGAGTTACAGAAGTTTTGCCATCAGGGCGTCTCTGTGGAACAAGGTGGCAATATGCCCATCGCCTGGGATGAAGATGAAAACCCACAGCCGGAGTACCTCATCGTGCGCGGGTACTTTGCAGATGATGAACGGGCCGAAGAAACCAAGCAGCAAATCGACCGGGTATTGGGCTATCTCAATATGATGTATCCAGTTGGCGAAGCCGTCTATAGCACCGTAGCTGATGAAGATTGGGCCGATGCCTGGAAGGTGCACTATAAACCCGTGCGCCTGGGTGAGCATATCCTCATCCGCCCACGCTGGATTGATGTTGAAACACAACCAGATGATGTCGTCATCAGCCTGGACCCCGGTATGGCTTTCGGTACCGGGACGCACCCGACAACCCAACTTTGCCTGGAAGCGCTGGAAAAGCTCGTCGAACCAGATACCGATGTGCTCGACCTGGGCTGTGGCAGCGGCATCTTATCAATAGCAGCCGCCAAGCTGGGTGCGAATAAGATACTCGCCGTTGATATTGACCCGATCGCCGTCAAAGCCACCATCGAAAATGCACAAGACAATGGCATTACAGAAGGCATCGTCGCGCAAACAGGCAGTCTTGAAACAGTGCTTTCTTCAGCTCGCCGTTTCGACTTGATCGTCGTCAACATCCTGGCGAAGATCATCATCCCCATGTGTGATAATCACCTGGGTGATACAGTCCGCCCTGGGGGCAAAGCGATTTTCAGCGGTATTATTGACGAACAAGCCGATGATGTAGAAGCTGCCCTACGCAAAACAGGCCTGGAGCCTTACGAACGTCTCGCACAAGGGGATTGGGTCGCCATTCTGGCGAAGAGGCCTGCATAA
- a CDS encoding Mut7-C RNAse domain-containing protein, producing the protein MARATFIFEGAITYFLPQKQKHQPIEHSFDWRASVKDMIESLGPPHTEVDLIMMNGQSVGFEAIVEDGAHIEVYSDASAVNITDKIQLRPPYPGTPRFVLDTHLGRLASYLRMLGFDTLYNNAYPDDELARISSEETRIVLTRDIGVLKRGIVTYGYYVRNTQPRQRILEINERYGLAAYAQPFLRCMKCNGLLKAVDKADVVEQLPPQVAAEFDTFVQCTSCGQIYWRGSHYTRMEALLHDVIDPH; encoded by the coding sequence ATGGCTAGGGCAACCTTCATATTCGAAGGGGCAATCACTTATTTCCTGCCCCAAAAGCAGAAGCACCAGCCCATTGAACATAGCTTCGATTGGCGTGCTTCTGTTAAGGATATGATTGAATCGCTCGGCCCGCCACATACAGAAGTTGACCTCATCATGATGAATGGGCAGAGTGTCGGCTTTGAAGCGATTGTCGAAGATGGGGCGCATATCGAGGTTTACTCTGATGCGAGTGCCGTCAATATCACCGACAAAATCCAACTCAGGCCGCCATACCCAGGCACGCCGCGCTTCGTTCTGGATACGCATCTGGGGCGCTTAGCCAGCTATTTACGGATGCTCGGCTTCGATACACTCTACAACAACGCTTACCCTGATGACGAACTGGCTCGCATCTCCTCAGAAGAGACGCGTATTGTGCTCACACGGGATATTGGTGTCCTCAAGCGTGGTATCGTGACCTATGGCTACTATGTCCGCAACACACAGCCACGCCAGCGCATTCTGGAAATCAACGAACGCTATGGGCTGGCAGCTTATGCACAGCCCTTCCTGCGCTGTATGAAGTGTAACGGTCTGCTTAAAGCCGTCGATAAAGCGGATGTGGTCGAACAATTACCACCCCAGGTTGCCGCTGAATTCGACACATTCGTGCAGTGTACAAGCTGCGGGCAAATTTACTGGCGAGGCAGCCACTATACTCGTATGGAAGCCCTACTACACGATGTGATCGACCCGCATTAA
- a CDS encoding ubiquinone/menaquinone biosynthesis methyltransferase, whose product MAHLTGKERSEYVQNMFDKIARRYNLMNRLMTFGQDMKWRRFVIKQAQLPPHGSLLDLATGTGDIAFEALRTTPTATVIGADFSLGMMRVGQHLSYGGEVGWTGADALNLPYSDNSFDAVVSGYLVRNVIDIPRTLSEQKRVLKPGGRIVILDTSPPPDNILKPFILMHLKYGIPILGRLVGGKDAVDAYTYLPESTQAFKTPAELAELMRQAGYQNVAYRTFMFNTMAVHWGEKPT is encoded by the coding sequence ATGGCCCATCTGACAGGCAAAGAGCGCTCTGAATATGTGCAAAACATGTTCGATAAAATTGCCCGGCGCTACAATCTGATGAACCGATTAATGACCTTCGGTCAGGATATGAAGTGGCGGCGATTCGTCATCAAACAGGCACAGCTCCCCCCTCATGGGTCGCTGCTGGACCTGGCAACGGGTACGGGCGATATTGCCTTCGAGGCATTGCGCACCACCCCTACCGCCACGGTCATTGGCGCAGATTTTTCATTGGGCATGATGCGCGTGGGGCAGCATCTCAGTTATGGGGGCGAAGTTGGCTGGACGGGTGCCGACGCACTCAACCTACCTTATAGCGATAACAGCTTTGATGCCGTTGTATCGGGGTATCTGGTACGCAATGTCATCGACATTCCACGCACCCTCTCAGAGCAAAAGCGCGTGCTCAAGCCCGGTGGGCGTATCGTCATCCTGGATACATCCCCGCCACCTGATAACATCCTCAAGCCGTTTATTCTGATGCACCTGAAATATGGGATTCCGATTTTGGGGCGGCTGGTTGGTGGTAAAGATGCTGTGGATGCCTATACTTACCTGCCGGAATCCACACAAGCCTTTAAGACACCTGCTGAACTCGCGGAATTGATGCGGCAGGCTGGCTACCAGAATGTCGCCTATCGGACGTTCATGTTCAACACTATGGCCGTCCATTGGGGTGAAAAACCCACTTAA
- the infA gene encoding translation initiation factor IF-1 gives MAKQEEKLEVEGTVVEALPNTQFIVELENGHRVLAYLSGKMRKFYIRILLGDRVKVEMTPYDMTRGRITYRHRENQQSS, from the coding sequence ATGGCTAAGCAAGAAGAGAAGCTAGAAGTCGAGGGTACTGTTGTAGAAGCACTACCCAATACGCAATTCATTGTCGAGTTGGAAAACGGGCATCGCGTCCTGGCATATCTTTCCGGCAAGATGCGTAAGTTCTATATCCGTATTCTCCTTGGCGACCGTGTGAAGGTTGAAATGACACCTTACGATATGACACGTGGCCGCATCACGTACCGTCACCGCGAAAATCAGCAGAGCAGCTAG
- the rpsU gene encoding 30S ribosomal protein S21, which yields MASVKLKPGESQEQLLRRFRKRVTNAGILSTVRRKRWHISKSELRRIEKKKAIRRARRRQRKAVARGGL from the coding sequence ATGGCATCAGTAAAACTTAAACCAGGCGAATCTCAAGAGCAACTGCTGCGCCGCTTCCGTAAGCGCGTTACCAATGCAGGTATCCTCAGCACCGTACGCCGCAAGCGCTGGCACATCAGCAAGAGCGAGCTGCGCCGCATCGAAAAGAAAAAGGCCATTCGTCGTGCTCGCCGTCGGCAGCGCAAGGCCGTTGCACGTGGTGGGCTCTAA